From Solwaraspora sp. WMMD1047, the proteins below share one genomic window:
- a CDS encoding phosphoadenylyl-sulfate reductase, with translation MSPVSAAGLNLVRLGPEPTITTTIAPGRRSPEQLRALAEEAGRELEGAPAHEIAAWAARTFGDRFCVTSSMADGVLAHVVSRVAPGVDVVFLDTGLHFPETLRVRDTVARTLPVNVRSIRPRQTVGQQDGEYGPRLFSKAPDECCALRKVEPLERALADYDAWAAGLRRDESPTRANTPVVSFDPRRGKVKVNPIAAWTQADVDAYISRWNVPVNELFKQGYTSIGCWPCTRRTKAGEDPRAGRWAMFEKTECGLHV, from the coding sequence ATGAGCCCGGTCTCCGCCGCCGGCCTCAACCTGGTCCGGCTCGGCCCCGAACCGACGATCACCACCACGATCGCGCCGGGCCGGCGAAGTCCGGAGCAGCTGCGGGCGCTCGCCGAGGAGGCCGGTCGCGAGCTGGAAGGCGCGCCGGCGCACGAGATCGCGGCCTGGGCCGCTCGGACCTTCGGCGACCGGTTCTGCGTCACCAGCTCGATGGCCGACGGCGTACTGGCGCACGTGGTTTCCCGGGTGGCGCCCGGGGTCGACGTGGTCTTCCTCGACACCGGGCTGCACTTCCCGGAGACCCTGCGGGTGCGCGACACGGTGGCCCGGACGCTGCCGGTGAACGTCCGGTCCATCCGCCCCCGGCAGACGGTCGGCCAGCAGGACGGCGAGTACGGTCCCCGGCTCTTCTCGAAGGCGCCGGACGAGTGCTGCGCGCTGCGCAAGGTCGAGCCGCTGGAACGGGCGCTCGCCGACTACGACGCGTGGGCGGCCGGGCTGCGCCGGGACGAGTCGCCGACCCGGGCCAACACGCCGGTGGTCAGCTTCGACCCGCGCCGCGGCAAGGTCAAGGTGAACCCGATCGCGGCCTGGACCCAGGCCGATGTGGACGCCTACATCTCCCGGTGGAACGTGCCGGTGAACGAGCTGTTCAAGCAGGGCTACACGTCGATCGGTTGCTGGCCGTGCACGCGGCGGACCAAGGCCGGCGAGGACCCCCGGGCCGGGCGCTGGGCGATGTTCGAGAAGACCGAGTGCGGCCTGCACGTGTGA
- a CDS encoding WhiB family transcriptional regulator, which produces MDWRHHAACRDEDPELFFPIGTSGPALLQVEQAKAVCRRCSVTDECLQWALESGQDAGVWGGMSEEERRAVKRRGGLRVLRAHSA; this is translated from the coding sequence ATGGACTGGCGTCACCATGCTGCCTGCCGCGACGAGGACCCGGAGCTGTTCTTCCCGATCGGGACGTCCGGGCCGGCGTTGCTGCAGGTCGAGCAGGCCAAGGCCGTCTGCCGGCGCTGCTCCGTGACCGATGAGTGCCTGCAGTGGGCGCTCGAATCCGGTCAGGATGCCGGCGTCTGGGGTGGAATGAGCGAGGAAGAACGGCGTGCCGTCAAGCGTCGCGGCGGCCTGCGGGTCCTGCGCGCTCACTCTGCCTGA
- a CDS encoding nitrite/sulfite reductase: MAVSSTQPGARPARRPRGEGQWALGHREPLNPNERTKRDDNPLNVRARIENIYAHRGFASIDPADLRGRFRWWGLYTQRKAGIDGGRTAVLEPHELEDEYFMLRVRVDGGQLNLAQLRAIADISQRYARDTADVTDRQNIQLHWIRVEDMPAIWRQLEDVGLYTTEACGDCPRIILGSPVAGVAGTEKIDATPAIDEIVRRYIGIPELSNLPRKFKSSISWLADTPYEANDISFLGVEHPDYGPGFDVWVGGGLSTNPMLAKRLGVWVPLDEVPDVWAGVVSIFRDYGYRRLRNRARLKFLVADWGVEKFREVLEKEYLGRTLLDGPPPQLPEKPIDHIGVHPQLDGRNYVGVAPVVGRVSGSQLGALADAAQAHGSDRVRLTPYQKLLVLDVPPERTGSLVTALRGIGLEAEPSSWRRGTMACTGIEFCKLAIVETKARGEELVARLEERLREFDADISIHINGCPNACARTQTADIGLKGQLVMGPDGRQVEGFQVHLGGGLGMAQGQTAGFGRKLRGLKTTAEELPEYVERLARRYLAGRTEGEPFAQWVIRVDEEELR; the protein is encoded by the coding sequence GCGCTCGGGCACCGTGAGCCGCTCAACCCGAACGAGCGGACCAAGCGGGACGACAATCCGCTCAACGTCCGGGCCCGGATCGAGAACATCTACGCCCACCGCGGCTTCGCCTCCATCGACCCGGCCGACCTGCGCGGGCGGTTCCGCTGGTGGGGGCTCTACACCCAGCGCAAGGCCGGCATCGACGGTGGCCGTACCGCCGTCCTCGAACCGCACGAGCTCGAAGACGAGTACTTCATGCTCCGGGTCCGGGTCGACGGCGGGCAGCTCAACCTGGCCCAGCTGCGGGCCATCGCCGACATCTCGCAGCGCTACGCCCGCGACACCGCCGACGTCACCGACCGGCAGAACATCCAGCTGCACTGGATCCGGGTCGAGGACATGCCGGCCATCTGGCGGCAGTTGGAGGACGTCGGGCTGTACACCACCGAGGCGTGCGGCGACTGCCCCCGGATCATCCTCGGCAGCCCGGTCGCCGGGGTCGCCGGGACCGAGAAGATCGACGCCACGCCGGCGATCGACGAGATCGTCCGTCGCTACATCGGCATTCCGGAGCTGTCCAACCTGCCCCGCAAGTTCAAGTCCTCGATCTCCTGGCTGGCCGACACACCGTACGAGGCGAACGACATCTCCTTCCTCGGCGTCGAGCACCCCGACTACGGCCCCGGCTTCGACGTCTGGGTTGGCGGCGGGCTGAGCACCAACCCCATGCTCGCCAAGCGGCTCGGGGTCTGGGTGCCGCTGGACGAGGTACCGGACGTCTGGGCCGGGGTGGTCTCCATCTTCCGCGACTACGGCTACCGCCGGCTGCGCAACCGCGCCCGGCTGAAGTTCCTGGTCGCCGACTGGGGGGTGGAGAAGTTCCGGGAGGTGCTGGAGAAGGAGTACCTCGGCCGCACCCTGCTCGACGGGCCGCCGCCGCAGCTGCCGGAGAAGCCGATCGACCACATCGGCGTGCACCCGCAGCTGGACGGGCGTAACTACGTCGGGGTGGCGCCGGTGGTCGGCCGGGTCTCCGGCAGCCAGCTCGGCGCGCTCGCCGACGCGGCCCAGGCACACGGCAGCGATCGGGTGCGGCTCACCCCGTACCAGAAGCTGTTGGTTCTGGACGTGCCGCCGGAGCGGACCGGATCGCTCGTCACCGCGCTGCGCGGGATCGGGCTGGAGGCCGAGCCGTCGAGCTGGCGACGCGGCACGATGGCCTGCACCGGCATCGAGTTCTGCAAGCTGGCCATCGTCGAGACGAAGGCCCGGGGCGAGGAGCTGGTTGCCCGGCTGGAGGAGCGGCTGCGCGAGTTCGACGCGGACATCTCGATCCACATCAACGGCTGCCCGAACGCCTGCGCCCGCACCCAGACCGCCGACATCGGACTCAAGGGCCAGCTCGTGATGGGACCGGACGGGCGCCAGGTGGAGGGTTTCCAGGTGCACCTCGGCGGCGGCCTGGGGATGGCCCAGGGCCAGACCGCCGGTTTCGGCCGCAAGCTGCGCGGCCTCAAGACCACAGCAGAGGAACTTCCCGAGTACGTCGAGCGGCTGGCCCGCCGATACCTGGCCGGTCGGACCGAGGGCGAGCCGTTCGCCCAGTGGGTCATCAGGGTTGACGAGGAGGAACTGCGATGA
- a CDS encoding CbiX/SirB N-terminal domain-containing protein: MRPARVTAAPAPTGAGATPPIVLVAHGSRDPRAAAATRALTRAVAAAGSGTPVFASYLDHSAPHPGQVLRAVADGGHRSVVVVPLLLTAAYHRRVDLPEVIADARAAGLRIPVRLTEVLGPAGGVVDDLLLAGLRRRLDEAAWRPDAVVLAAAGTRDARARLTVDEVADALGASLGVPCLTAYASAAGPDAGTAVATLRAGGARRVAVASYFLAPGRLYETAVHAARRAGAVAVAAPLWAAPELAALVLRRAVEPTVESAAVTGAGPAGNSQAA, from the coding sequence GTGCGGCCTGCACGTGTGACGGCTGCCCCGGCGCCGACCGGCGCCGGGGCGACGCCGCCGATCGTGCTGGTGGCGCACGGCAGCCGCGATCCGCGGGCCGCCGCCGCCACCCGGGCGCTGACCCGCGCGGTGGCGGCGGCCGGTTCGGGTACGCCGGTCTTCGCCAGCTATCTCGACCACAGCGCCCCGCACCCGGGGCAGGTGCTGCGGGCCGTTGCGGACGGCGGCCACCGGTCCGTGGTCGTGGTGCCGCTGCTGCTCACCGCCGCGTACCACCGGCGGGTCGATCTGCCCGAGGTGATCGCCGACGCCCGGGCGGCCGGGCTGCGGATTCCGGTGCGGCTGACCGAGGTGCTCGGTCCAGCCGGGGGAGTCGTCGACGACCTGCTCCTGGCCGGCCTGCGCCGCCGGCTGGACGAGGCCGCCTGGCGGCCCGACGCGGTGGTGCTGGCCGCCGCCGGGACCCGGGACGCCCGGGCTCGGTTGACCGTGGACGAGGTCGCCGACGCGCTCGGTGCCTCGCTGGGGGTTCCGTGTCTGACCGCGTACGCCTCGGCGGCCGGGCCGGACGCGGGGACCGCGGTGGCGACGCTGCGGGCCGGGGGCGCCCGGCGGGTCGCGGTGGCGTCCTACTTCCTCGCTCCCGGCCGGCTCTACGAGACGGCGGTACACGCGGCCCGCCGGGCGGGTGCGGTGGCGGTGGCCGCACCACTGTGGGCCGCGCCGGAGCTGGCCGCCCTCGTGCTACGCCGCGCCGTGGAACCCACGGTCGAGTCCGCCGCGGTGACCGGCGCCGGGCCGGCCGGAAACTCCCAGGCCGCCTGA